AGTGCGCCGGGGTAAGCACGCGTTAGAGTTTGATAGAAGTGGTGGTGTGCATTGATAAGCCCAGGAGTCACAACATGACGAGAAGCGTCGACGCTGTAATCTACGGGTAAAGTTGGCTCTTTGTGTTTGCCAACCAGCTCAATGACTGTATTACCTTTAATGACGATACCGCCTTCTGCATCGGCGTGTGAGCCAGTGTAGATTGCGAGAGGATTCTTAATCCAGATGGTTTCCATTCATAGTAGTCCTTAGCCATCTCAGCCTTTTCAGGGAAGAGGGTCTTTATTTGGTATTTGTTGTTGAAAGATAAATTTGAATCAAGGGCGATGAAACATTCAGTGTTTATGCTGCGCCCGTGATTCTACGGAAATCGCTTTTACGTTCGTTAGTGATTCATCTAGTTCGTTTTTGGCTCTGGGTTTTCTGATGCTGCTTGAATCTCAGTAGCTGTTGTTGCTTGTTGAAGCTCTAGTTGTTCCTCTGATTGTAGTGCTTCTTCGGCAGCCTCTTTCATTTCTAGCTCAACTTGCGCTTGGCTTTCTGCTAACGCTTCTTGCTCTTCTGCACGTGAAGATTTCGGTAGCACAAGATTTAAAACAACCGTCATGATGGTGCCAGTCGTAATGCCAGAGTGAAGGAAGTTCGCCAAATCGTGTGGTAAATGTTGAAGTAATCTTGGCTCGAAGGTCACAGCCAAACCAGATGCCAAACCTACACAGATTACCAAGGCATTTCGTTTGGTGTCTGCGGCTTTGATCAACATGCGGATACCGGCGTAGGCAATCATTCCGAACATTACAAAACCCACACCGCCTAATACAGGCTTAGGAATCGTAACGGCTATTGCAGCTAATTTCGGGAACAGGCCGCCTAAAATCAATAAGCCACCCGTTGCGGCAACTACGTAGCGACTTGCTACCCCTGTGATACCAACAATACCAACGTTTTGGCTGAATGAAGCGAGTGGCATTGCAGTGAGAATCGACGATAAGGTACTGCCGATACCATCACCCAGTAGCCCACGTTTTAGGTCTTTACCGCTGACTTGTGTTTGACAGTTGTTGCCAAGCGCCATGAAGTCACCTGTTGCTTCAGCGATAACCACGATGTACACCAAACTCATACTGATGATGGCACTGATTGAAAAGGTAAAGCCATATTTAAAAGGTTCAGGACCACCAATCCAAGCCGCAGAGCCGATTTGCTCAAGGTCGACCATACCGAGTGATAAAGCCACAATGTAACCACCGGCTAAACCGATCACGATAGCGGAAGCCGCAACCGCACCTTTACAGTAAACCGACACGCCAACCACGATCCCCAAAGAGACCAGAGCTAGAAACAGTTTAGGTAGCGTAGCGAATTGTTCGCTGTTGGCGGGAGAGTCTCCGACCCAGTTCATGGCAACCGGTAAAATGGTTAAGCCAATGAGCGTAACCACTACACCACTTACCACGGTTGGGAACAGTTTACGGACCTTGTCCATATAAAAGCTGGCACCAATCACTACGAACGAGCCAATAAGCGCTGAGCCCATAATTGCAGCGACGCCACCTTCGTTACCTATGGAAATGGCCACACCTAAAAAGGCAAAGCTTGAGCCCATTACCACGGGCAGTCGAATACCCACTGGACCAAAACCAAGACACTGCGCGACGGTCACAATACCTGACGCCAAGAGCGCAGCATTGATCAGTGAGACGATCTCGGTGTTGGGTAGGCCGATGGAGGCGCCGACAATAAGGGGGACAGCAACAATGCCACCAATCGAGGCGAGCATGTGTTGTAGAGCAAGTAGGAGGGTTAGCCCATGGGGCGGTCTTTCATTAAGGGTGTACAGAAGTTTCATTTGATATTCCTCTGCCTGCGTTTCCGTTTACAGGCGGTTGGCGGTCAAATAATGACTTCTACAAACTGCGTAGGGTCATAAAAAAGGTGCACCGACTCATTGGGAGCTCTGCTCTCGAGTCATCAATGCAATTAGCTTTCTTAAAAATGTTGTCGTTGCTTGGCTAGCGAACGAGCCAAGCAACGTTTCTGAACGTTCAATGCCGAACTATTCAGGAGAGATAGGATTAACCGATGAACACTAGCTTGGCGATGAAGATAGCCGCTAGGAAGTACATCGAGATAGAGACATCTTTCGTCTTACCTGTCGCAAGCTTAAGTACGGTGTAGGTGATGAAACCCAGTGCGATACCATTAGCGATAGAAAAGGTTAGTGGCATCATCAGTGCGGTAATCGCAGCTGGAGCACCGTTGGTAAAGTCTTTCCAATCGACGTGTTGCATGCTGCTCATCATTACGAATGCTACGTAGATCAGAGCGCCAGACGTTGCGTAAGCGGGGATCATGCCTGCAAGCGGTGATAGGAAAATCGCCGCTAAGAACAAAGCGCCAACCACGATTGCTGAAAGACCTGTACGAGCACCTGCAGCAACACCAGCAGCACTTTCTACGTAACTGGTTACTGGCGGACAACCCACACACGCACCTGCAACGCTCGAGATACTATCGGCTTTGAGTGCTTTGCTCAGGCCTTCAATCTTGCCGGTTTCTGGGTTAGTGAGGTTTGCACGCTCAGCCACGCCCATAAGCGTACCGGCAGTATCGAACATGTTTACAAAAAGGAATGCCAAGATAACGCTGATCATGGATACGTTCAGAGCGCCTGCAATGTCCATTGCCATAAAGGTAGGTGCTAAGCTCGGCGGTGCAGCGAAGAAGCCATTGTATTGTACTAGGCCTAGCCCCATACCGATAAGCGTGACGCTTAAAATACCGATAAGTACCGCACCAAATACTTTACGCTCACTCAGAACCGCAATAATCAAGAATGCGATAGCTGCAAGTAGGGCTTCTGGCTTGGTGAAATCACCCAGTGAAACCAAAGTTGCAGGGTTTTCGACGACGATGCCCGCTGTTTTCAAACCAATTAGACCTAAGAAAAGACCCACACCGGCAGTCATCGAGTAGCGTAAACTTTCAGGAATACTCTCGATGATCCATTGACGGACCTTGTAGAAACTCATCCCGACAAACAAGATACCAGAGATAAACACCGCACCCAGTGCGACTTCCCAGCTATAGCCCATCTCACTCACAACCGTAAAGGAGAAGAACGCATTCAGACCCATGCCCGGTGCTAAGCCAACAGGCCAGTTCGCAAATAAGCCCATTAATAAACAACCGATAGCGGCACCGATACAGGTTGCAACGAATACTGCGCCAGCATCCATACCTGAAGCGGCCATGATTTGGGGGTTAACGAAGATAATGTAAGCCATCGTCGCGAAGGTAGTGACACCGCCGACTAACTCATTTTTCACACTGCTTCCGTGGGCCTTAATTTTAAAGAATTTCTCTAAAATTCCGTTATTCGCATCTTGGTTGAGTATTTCTGTTTTACTCTCACTCATGTCTGCAAGTCCTTTTATGTTGTGATCCATTTATTGAATACAGCGAAATTTCAATATGAAGTTTTAAGGTTTGTCCTAGCGCTAAGTCTCTATTAACGAGTTTCTCGCGACTCATTTTCTAACTGTTAACGTTGTTAGTATTTTTATATGAGCGTGCTTAATGAACGCGCATCTTTTCAGATGCACGCATGAATCTGTTCGTTGTTTGGTGATTGAGCCTAGATCGATAATCTAGGTATCGGGATTAACTGCCCCGATAAGTAGAGAAACTGTATGGTGAGACTAAAAGCGGAACGTGGTAGTGCGCATCAGGATCATCTAAGCCGAAGCGAATCACTACGTCGTCTAAGAAAGGCACACCATCGAGTTCCACACCTTTGCTTTTATAGTAATCAGCTACGTAGAACACCAATTGGTATTTCCCCGGTCGAAATTCATTCCCGGCCAGAATTGGTGCATCGGTACGACCATCTGAGTTAGTAAGCACGGTCGCCAGCTTTTCAGTGGAGTCTTCGTTGACCTTATAAAGCTCTACCTTGATCTCTGCACCAGGCAAGCCGTGAGTGGTGTCTAAAACGTGTGTTGTTAATCTTCCCATAGTCCTTTAATAGCGCTTTTGGCGCTCCTCTGTTCCGTGGTTTATGTATCCATTTCGACCTTGCAAAAGAGAGCAATTGGTCACTTTGTTAGCACTAACTATGTACGAACTGTACACAATTAGTAAAGCAAATTGTTGGAAAAATGTTAACTAATGTGTCTTTTTATCTGAATTTATAGATGTTGAATATTCATTATTAGTAGTTTTTCGTTTTGTTAAGTAGTTGTTTTTATTTGTATTCGGTTTGGTTTTTTAACTTAAGCAACAAAATCTTTACATTAAGATAAATAATTGTATACAATAAATGTACAGGGGTGAGGTTGCTCGGTTTTGGATAAATCACTAGCTGAATCATTTCGATGGGACAGCTGAAGAGCGGCTAAGCCAACCACTTATGTTAGGAGTACTTGGATGAATAAGGATTATTCAAGAAATTTGATCGGTTACGGAGCTAATCCTCCTAACCCTCAATGGCCAGGTAATGCGCGCGTCGCGGTTTCTTTTGTATTGAATTATGAAGAGGGCGGTGAGCGTTGTTTGTTACATGGAGACGACGAGTCTGAAGCCTTTCTCTCAGAGATCCCGTCAGCACAGCCGATCAAAGGCGAGCGTCACATCAGCATGGAATCCATCTATGAATATGGTAGCCGAGCGGGTGTGTGGCGTGTTCTTCGCTTGTTCGATGAATATGAAATTCCACTGACTGTATTTGCAGTCGCTATGGCCATTGAGCGTCACCCAGACGTAGCTGAAGCCATGGTAGAAGCAGGTCACGAAATCTGTAGCCACGGTTATCGCTGGATAGACTATCAACACATTGATGAGTCAGAAGAGCGTGACCATATGACCAAAGCGATTGAGATTATCCAACAGGTAACGGGTCAACGCCCGCAAGGTTGGTATACCGGTCGTACAGGGCCGAATACTCGTCGTTTAGTCGCAGAAGAAGGTGGTTTCCTTTACGACTCAGATGCCTATGACGATGACCTGCCTTATTGGCACACCGAAACCGGTCATCCACAGCTAGTGATCCCTTACACACTTGATGTCAACGATATGCGCTTTTCAACGGCGCAAGGCTTCAACTCTGGTGAGCAGTTCTTCCAGTATTTAAAAGACACTTTTGACACCCTTTATATGGAAGGCGAAACCGCACCAAAAATGATGTCGGTAGGACTGCATTGTCGTCTTATTGGTCGTCCCGGTCGTATTGCTGCATTGAGACGCTTCTTAGATTACGTAAAACAACATGACAGCGTGTGGCTATGTCGTCGAATCGATATTGCCAACCACTGGCACAAACATCACCCATATAACGGACAACAAAATTAGAACGAACAGCAAGGAGGCTTAACGTGACTGAATTTCGATCTTGCCAACCAACAACCATGGACCGTGACACTTTTGTCGCGCACTTTGCTGATGTTTACGAGCACAGCCCATGGGTTGCTGAGGCGGTGTATGACCAAGGTTTGAATGCCGAAGACGACCACATTGAGAATCTTCATCTAAAAATGGCGTCCACCTTGTTGAATGCCGACCAAGGCAAACAGTTGGCTTTGATCAACGCTCACCCGGATTTAGCAGGCAGAGCAGCAGTAAACGGCGAACTTACTGAGTCGTCGACAAAAGAACAAGCGGGGGCGGGCATTGACCAATGCAGCGCCGAAGAATTTGAAAAATTCACTTCTTATAACAACAGCTACAAAAGTCGCTTCAATTTCCCTTTTATCATGGCGGTGAAGGGAGCCAATCGTTACCAAATTCTTGAGTCGTTCGAGATGCGATTAGGAAATGATAGTGAAACTGAGTTTGCTACGGCGATTCAAGAGATCAACAAGATCGCGATGTTTCGTCTCTGGGATATGTAAGTTAACGGAGTTAACAGCTATCTCAGCCCAGTCTTAGTGCGCTAAGAGCCAGCTTTATAAGCGAATAAGCCACTAAGTTCTCATTTTATTATTACTTGATTAATTTCATAGGATTACACGGAAATGACCCATAAATTTGAACAGTACATCAACCTTGCAGACGAAAAACTCGGCGCAGAAGCTATCTTTGCAACAGACGATTTTTTTGCAGATAAAAGCCGTCTACTCAGCCATGCAGCACCAGAGTGGAAAGACGACTTATACGACGATAACGGCAAGTGGATGGACGGCTGGGAAAGCCGACGTAAGCGTGGCGAAGGTTACGACTACTGTGTGGTACGCCTTGGCTTAGCTGGCACTATCGCTGGCGTTGATATTGATACCTCATTCTTCACAGGTAACTTCCCACCTTCGGCATCAATCGACGCATGTTATTCACCACAGGGTGAGCCAACCGATTCAACAGAGTGGCAAGAAATTCTGCCTTCAATGGCACTACAAGGTGACCACCACCATTTTGAAGACATTGAAAGTGATCAAGTATTTACGCACCTGCGTCTGAACATCTATCCAGACGGTGGTGTTGCACGCCTACGTGTTTACGGCCGACCAAGTGTTGATTGGGACGCAATAGACTCACATCAACAGGTGGATCTAGCAGCCGTTGAGCATGGTGGTCGAGCACTGGCATGTAGTGATGAACATTACGGTAACAAAGCCAATATTTTAGGCCCAGGTCGCGGTGAAAACATGGGTGATGGCTGGGAAACAGCACGTCGTCGTACGCCGGGTAATGACTGGGTTATCGTAGCATTAGGCCACCCAGGTAATATCGAACGTATCATCGTTGATACGGCGCACTTTAAAGGTAACTACCCAGACAGCTGCTCAATTCAAGCGGCTTACGTGAAAGGTGGTACCGATGATCAAGTGGAAACACAAAGCCTATTC
The window above is part of the Vibrio chagasii genome. Proteins encoded here:
- the uraH gene encoding hydroxyisourate hydrolase; its protein translation is MGRLTTHVLDTTHGLPGAEIKVELYKVNEDSTEKLATVLTNSDGRTDAPILAGNEFRPGKYQLVFYVADYYKSKGVELDGVPFLDDVVIRFGLDDPDAHYHVPLLVSPYSFSTYRGS
- a CDS encoding NCS2 family permease, producing the protein MSESKTEILNQDANNGILEKFFKIKAHGSSVKNELVGGVTTFATMAYIIFVNPQIMAASGMDAGAVFVATCIGAAIGCLLMGLFANWPVGLAPGMGLNAFFSFTVVSEMGYSWEVALGAVFISGILFVGMSFYKVRQWIIESIPESLRYSMTAGVGLFLGLIGLKTAGIVVENPATLVSLGDFTKPEALLAAIAFLIIAVLSERKVFGAVLIGILSVTLIGMGLGLVQYNGFFAAPPSLAPTFMAMDIAGALNVSMISVILAFLFVNMFDTAGTLMGVAERANLTNPETGKIEGLSKALKADSISSVAGACVGCPPVTSYVESAAGVAAGARTGLSAIVVGALFLAAIFLSPLAGMIPAYATSGALIYVAFVMMSSMQHVDWKDFTNGAPAAITALMMPLTFSIANGIALGFITYTVLKLATGKTKDVSISMYFLAAIFIAKLVFIG
- the uraD gene encoding 2-oxo-4-hydroxy-4-carboxy-5-ureidoimidazoline decarboxylase, with amino-acid sequence MTEFRSCQPTTMDRDTFVAHFADVYEHSPWVAEAVYDQGLNAEDDHIENLHLKMASTLLNADQGKQLALINAHPDLAGRAAVNGELTESSTKEQAGAGIDQCSAEEFEKFTSYNNSYKSRFNFPFIMAVKGANRYQILESFEMRLGNDSETEFATAIQEINKIAMFRLWDM
- the puuE gene encoding allantoinase PuuE, whose amino-acid sequence is MNKDYSRNLIGYGANPPNPQWPGNARVAVSFVLNYEEGGERCLLHGDDESEAFLSEIPSAQPIKGERHISMESIYEYGSRAGVWRVLRLFDEYEIPLTVFAVAMAIERHPDVAEAMVEAGHEICSHGYRWIDYQHIDESEERDHMTKAIEIIQQVTGQRPQGWYTGRTGPNTRRLVAEEGGFLYDSDAYDDDLPYWHTETGHPQLVIPYTLDVNDMRFSTAQGFNSGEQFFQYLKDTFDTLYMEGETAPKMMSVGLHCRLIGRPGRIAALRRFLDYVKQHDSVWLCRRIDIANHWHKHHPYNGQQN
- a CDS encoding purine permease, which encodes MKLLYTLNERPPHGLTLLLALQHMLASIGGIVAVPLIVGASIGLPNTEIVSLINAALLASGIVTVAQCLGFGPVGIRLPVVMGSSFAFLGVAISIGNEGGVAAIMGSALIGSFVVIGASFYMDKVRKLFPTVVSGVVVTLIGLTILPVAMNWVGDSPANSEQFATLPKLFLALVSLGIVVGVSVYCKGAVAASAIVIGLAGGYIVALSLGMVDLEQIGSAAWIGGPEPFKYGFTFSISAIISMSLVYIVVIAEATGDFMALGNNCQTQVSGKDLKRGLLGDGIGSTLSSILTAMPLASFSQNVGIVGITGVASRYVVAATGGLLILGGLFPKLAAIAVTIPKPVLGGVGFVMFGMIAYAGIRMLIKAADTKRNALVICVGLASGLAVTFEPRLLQHLPHDLANFLHSGITTGTIMTVVLNLVLPKSSRAEEQEALAESQAQVELEMKEAAEEALQSEEQLELQQATTATEIQAASENPEPKTN
- the alc gene encoding allantoicase translates to MTHKFEQYINLADEKLGAEAIFATDDFFADKSRLLSHAAPEWKDDLYDDNGKWMDGWESRRKRGEGYDYCVVRLGLAGTIAGVDIDTSFFTGNFPPSASIDACYSPQGEPTDSTEWQEILPSMALQGDHHHFEDIESDQVFTHLRLNIYPDGGVARLRVYGRPSVDWDAIDSHQQVDLAAVEHGGRALACSDEHYGNKANILGPGRGENMGDGWETARRRTPGNDWVIVALGHPGNIERIIVDTAHFKGNYPDSCSIQAAYVKGGTDDQVETQSLFWRELLPAQKLQAHEIHEFISEVNDLGAITHVRANIFPDGGISRLRLFGTKAK